One window of Sphingobacteriales bacterium genomic DNA carries:
- a CDS encoding Ig-like domain-containing protein, giving the protein MNYAAFGGSVPTAFDVDEETTYNNTEASMKFEVPDFNNPNGAYAGGAYFTNEPRDLSGYDALTFWIKATQPATIDVVGFGNDLGALKYLASVNGLQVNTNWRKYIIPLPDPSKLSAERGMFYYSEGPEDGKGYTFWIDEVKFEKLGTLAHQSATIFNGDEVVMSSENGETIQITGLTSAHNLPTGIDQSVNVAYSYFSFLSSNPAVASVSQEGLVTVHSEGTAQITAKLGSIDAAGSLTINSVGEAIKPASPPPSPTRSADKVISMYSNVYENVPVDTWNTRWQFSTAEESFVEIDGDDAIRYRSLNFVGIEFSSQPIDAAGMTHFHLDIWTPDPTNAPNNFKVLLVDFGANGLFGGDDDSSHELTFTAPTLTTQNWISLDIPLSNFSGLLNRSNLAQLVLSGTLPNLYLDNVYFYNDDTPPLLPTTAAPTPTHSASSVLSVFSDAYTNIAGTNLNPFWGQATVVTQEAIQGNNTLKYTGLNYQGIQLGSSQNVSSYTYLHIDFWTANSTLLNVFLISTGPVETAYSLPVPTSGWSSIDIPLSSFAPVDLTDVIQFKFEGNGTIYLDNLYFRN; this is encoded by the coding sequence TTGAATTATGCAGCTTTTGGAGGCTCTGTACCCACCGCTTTTGATGTGGACGAAGAAACTACCTACAACAATACCGAGGCTTCCATGAAGTTTGAAGTGCCCGACTTTAATAATCCCAACGGCGCTTATGCCGGAGGAGCTTATTTTACCAACGAGCCACGAGATTTATCAGGCTACGATGCATTAACTTTTTGGATAAAAGCTACCCAACCTGCCACAATTGATGTGGTAGGATTTGGAAACGATTTAGGAGCATTAAAATACTTGGCTTCGGTCAACGGTTTACAGGTAAATACTAATTGGAGAAAATACATCATTCCCTTACCCGATCCTTCCAAACTTTCAGCAGAGCGCGGAATGTTTTATTACTCCGAAGGACCGGAAGACGGCAAAGGCTATACCTTTTGGATTGACGAGGTAAAGTTTGAAAAACTTGGAACTTTGGCGCACCAAAGTGCGACCATTTTTAATGGAGATGAGGTGGTCATGTCGTCCGAAAACGGAGAAACGATTCAGATAACCGGATTGACCTCTGCTCATAACCTCCCCACCGGAATTGACCAAAGCGTTAACGTTGCTTACAGTTATTTTAGTTTTTTATCGTCAAATCCGGCAGTAGCATCTGTCAGTCAGGAAGGTTTGGTGACAGTACATAGCGAAGGAACTGCACAAATTACTGCAAAACTTGGCAGCATTGACGCAGCAGGTTCGCTCACCATCAACTCGGTGGGCGAGGCAATTAAGCCGGCATCTCCACCGCCTTCACCTACCCGAAGTGCCGATAAGGTTATTTCCATGTACAGCAATGTTTACGAGAATGTACCTGTAGATACTTGGAATACCCGTTGGCAATTTTCTACCGCCGAAGAGTCTTTTGTCGAAATAGACGGAGACGATGCCATCCGTTATCGAAGTCTGAATTTTGTCGGCATTGAGTTTTCGTCTCAACCCATTGACGCTGCCGGCATGACTCATTTCCATTTAGATATATGGACACCCGACCCTACCAATGCACCGAACAATTTTAAAGTATTGTTGGTGGACTTTGGCGCTAATGGCTTGTTTGGCGGAGATGATGATTCTTCACACGAACTAACCTTTACCGCCCCTACCCTAACCACCCAAAACTGGATAAGTCTGGATATTCCATTGTCTAATTTCAGTGGATTGTTAAACAGGTCAAACTTGGCTCAATTGGTTCTTTCGGGCACTTTACCCAATCTTTATCTGGACAATGTGTATTTTTATAACGACGACACACCGCCTTTGCTACCCACAACAGCCGCTCCTACTCCCACACACAGTGCGTCAAGTGTACTTTCGGTGTTCAGCGATGCTTATACCAATATTGCGGGCACAAATCTTAACCCCTTTTGGGGACAAGCCACAGTAGTTACCCAAGAAGCCATTCAAGGAAACAATACCCTGAAATACACCGGACTTAACTATCAGGGTATTCAATTGGGCAGCAGCCAAAATGTTTCTTCATATACCTATTTACATATAGATTTCTGGACCGCAAACTCCACTTTACTGAATGTTTTTTTAATCAGCACAGGGCCGGTAGAAACTGCCTATTCATTACCGGTTCCAACTTCGGGATGGTCAAGCATAGATATACCCTTATCTTCTTTTGCACCGGTAGATTTAACTGATGTCATTCAGTTTAAATTTGAAGGGAACGGCACAATTTATTTAGATAACCTTTATTTCCGCAATTAA
- a CDS encoding glycoside hydrolase family 16 protein — translation MKTIRLLVFIPFAFSFLIGSIVFSGCKGDDFQKLEARNWSLVWSDEFNGEAGTSPDSTKWTYDIGTGQNGWGNQELQYYTDRSQNVSMDGEGNLVITAIKELYAGSGFTSARLNTKGLFEQTYGRFEARLKTPYGPGIWPAFWLLGSNIETVNWPQCGEIDIMELRGQHPQIINGTLHGPGYSGGNSITGAYGLENDRYDSNFHTFAVEWFPDRIDFFVDDYLYQRIEPNEVNGEWVYDHPFFMILNVAVGGNYVGFPTEQTPFPQKMIIDYIRVYNEAN, via the coding sequence ATGAAAACAATCAGGTTGTTGGTGTTTATACCTTTTGCATTTTCTTTTTTAATTGGTTCTATTGTTTTCTCCGGTTGCAAAGGAGATGATTTTCAAAAATTAGAAGCGCGCAATTGGTCGTTGGTATGGAGTGATGAGTTTAATGGCGAAGCAGGTACTTCACCCGATTCGACAAAATGGACGTATGATATTGGCACAGGACAAAATGGATGGGGAAATCAGGAATTGCAATACTATACCGACCGAAGCCAAAATGTGTCAATGGATGGAGAAGGGAACTTGGTGATTACCGCAATAAAAGAGTTGTATGCAGGTTCGGGTTTTACCTCAGCCAGATTAAATACAAAAGGCTTATTCGAACAAACCTACGGGCGTTTTGAGGCAAGGTTAAAAACCCCTTACGGTCCGGGTATATGGCCGGCATTTTGGCTCTTGGGTTCCAATATAGAAACCGTCAACTGGCCTCAATGTGGCGAAATTGATATTATGGAACTTCGAGGCCAGCATCCGCAAATAATAAATGGCACACTTCACGGCCCCGGTTATTCGGGAGGAAATTCTATTACAGGTGCTTATGGTTTGGAAAACGATCGGTATGATTCAAACTTCCACACTTTCGCCGTTGAATGGTTTCCCGACAGAATAGATTTTTTTGTTGATGACTATTTATACCAACGCATTGAACCCAATGAAGTTAACGGAGAGTGGGTATATGACCACCCGTTTTTCATGATTCTCAATGTAGCAGTAGGCGGTAATTATGTCGGATTCCCTACCGAGCAAACGCCTTTCCCTCAAAAAATGATCATTGATTACATCAGGGTTTACAATGAGGCAAATTAA
- a CDS encoding transposase: MHTNKGQQLQYFLYKQQPIWYYTIQLPDNKRIIVFVNDYLKATEKQDFIRRIENQTKGYDMHTFYQKQDAFGTLALLTNLPDDYQPEQIYQRYKTRTHIEQLFDAFKNILHADRTYMRGGAEMEAWLFINFMATVFYYQLYKILTERRLLKKYTPKDILLHLSGIKTLKINQNWEIAEIPKKTAELIVKIEKPIT; encoded by the coding sequence TTGCATACTAACAAAGGGCAGCAACTCCAGTACTTTCTTTATAAACAACAACCCATTTGGTACTACACTATCCAACTACCGGACAATAAACGAATTATTGTCTTTGTGAATGACTACCTCAAGGCAACCGAAAAACAAGACTTTATTCGTAGAATAGAAAACCAAACAAAGGGCTATGATATGCACACCTTCTATCAGAAGCAAGATGCCTTTGGCACCTTAGCACTGCTAACCAACCTCCCAGATGACTATCAGCCTGAACAGATTTATCAACGATACAAAACCCGAACCCATATCGAGCAACTCTTTGATGCGTTCAAAAACATTTTACATGCTGACCGTACTTACATGAGAGGAGGAGCAGAGATGGAAGCATGGCTGTTCATCAATTTCATGGCAACAGTTTTTTACTATCAACTCTACAAAATATTAACAGAGAGGAGATTACTAAAAAAATATACCCCCAAAGATATTCTCCTACATTTATCCGGTATAAAAACCTTAAAAATTAATCAGAACTGGGAAATCGCTGAAATACCTAAGAAAACAGCAGAATTGATCGTCAAAATCGAAAAACCTATTACCTAA